CGATCATTGGTTGAGGTGGAGAAGTTCATCAAATATGAGATATACCCGCCCAGACCGCGAAGGTTCAGCAAAAACCGCACCCAAAACAAGATAATCAGCAACTCGTAATACAATTAGCATTATCCTTGATTTTTATCTCAAGAGAAAGAAGAttatgatgatttttttttttaaatgtgaaACTACAAGTAACATGGAGTATTTATGACTTTTAGTACTACTTGTTTGAAGTGTTTATCTATTAGAAATTAAATTATTCAACAATTATAATCCACAATCTTTTTAGTTTTTCTTTGCAGTTAAATCTTTTTAGGCATGAAAGCCTAAAAGTCGAACAAATGCTCAATTACATATGAAACAGAGGAGACTTTGCATATACTAATTAAAAAGTTACATAACACACATCACATGATATCGATCATCAGCATATAAAAGAGCACTTATTGCAACATAAACACGTATAAAACATAGACAATAACTTTAGACTCACACAGGCACACAGATATGAGACAATCTTAAAAGTACAAGTACTTAAATCGACTTATAATAACCCTCATGTAACGTTTTAAGTGAAccgttttttgaaaaattcaaccaGGTGTGTTCTAGGAGGTAAAATTCCCTTGACAACTTCACATCCAACGAAGTTATCAGCCCATTCGATTATTTTAGGAAACTTTTCTTTTGTGAAATTTTTTATTTCAGTAGCTTCTTCAAGTGTTCCAAGCCAATACGCTATGAAATCAGCAGAAAGATCAACCAGGTTAATGTTGTCACCCCCAAAAAACTTCTTACCGTTTACTACCAGTTCGTTTTCTAGTAGTTGCAGTTGCTCACAAGCTTCTGCTATAACTTGTTCATCTCCATTGCTGACAAAAACCTTGTATGCTGTAGGAATAAACTAAACCAACCGTATAACCTCAAATCAGTTCTGGTTATGCTAGTTATAAGTTATAACAGAACTGAATCAAATAGGATATTTTCTTAATATTGTGGAATAGTTATTAATTTAAGGATGAATTATGTAATTTACATTTAGTTTCTGATTGTATTTTTGTCTCAATATTATTACAGTCTAAAAGTTATTGTGAAATTATAAGTTTATCTCCAATTATTATGAAATTCAAAAAACATTGTTGTTTAAGTTGATGCATTAACATGTAAACACCAATTTATCTCATCATATTTTGAAATTTTCATCTCATTATAAAATTGATATATTGACAAGCCTTCATTCATTCTCCTGTCTTGATTAGGTTTCAAACCCATAAAGAAATGTGTGTAATTTGTTTCAAAAGGGCATTTTTTGTCAACTCGCGGCATTAGAAAACCAGGACCAAAGTTGCGTATAAAAATAGTAAAAGGTCAAACATGTATCGTAAAAAATTGCGTTCTACAGTGTTCCGGACAACGTTCACGAACAGTCTCAACCCCAAGACAATgtgtttttcaaattttttttaacaaatgagTTAGAGACATCAAAATGATTAATTACCTTGTCATCAATAAATTTGGCCCAAAATCGAGCAACGGCCTTCTCATGAGGATCTTGAGGCAAAAGCGGAACACCTTTCCATACATCATCAATGTACTCAACGATCACTAGTGACTCAGCGATCGCCTTTCCATTGTGTACCAACACGGGTACCTTCTTATAAACAGGATTGTACTTTAAAACATCGGTACTCAAATTACCCAAAGTTTCTTCCAAGTTTTCGTACTCGATTCCTTTAATATTCAAAGCAATTTTCGCTCTGCAAACAAATGGACTTCCACTTATAGAATACAACTTCACATCCGCCATTTTTTAATATATCGATTGAACTAGCAACACTTAATTTTCTTTTACTTTATGGATTGATGGTAGGCTAAATGGCTTATGAAATTTTTTTGGTgaacgattcatatatatatatatatactaatactactactaacTAGCAGTGGCGgatccaagattttttttttcacCGGAGGCGAATTTTTTTTAAACCATAAAATTGAATTTTTTAGGCAAAATTCGAAGATTTGtgggtaaaatttgaaggttttggagcaaaatttggagaattttggacaaaatttgaaggttttggggcaaaaaaaaaaatccaccaggggcaaagtcgaaaatccaaaatttttacactaaaatttcgaaattcaCCGGGGGCGGGTGCCCCCTTCTTACACTCTAAATCCGCCTCTGCTAACTAGAGACTAGAGATGATGGTAGTGCTATACGGTATTCATACACGAAGTTGTATGTTATGCTGAACAAGTTGCACTTTTGATTGAAATTGACAACATTAAAATATGAAGCAATTGCTAAGGCTACATATTAAATTTACGAAAATAAAATTTGTAAATTCAGTTGACTATGAAAATTTTAGGTGGTTTTGACTATGAAATTTTTCTCAGTAGATTCATACAACCTAATTAAACAGGTGTACTGCATGTATTAGTTTGAGTACTTTTTTCCCTTTaacctctaaagaaattatattccGTCTCATCACAAGACTTCATTTACCAATCTAAACCCGTCCAGCAAAGAAAGTGAAGGGGAGCGGGCAGCGAGTTGGAGGACGCTGCAGAACCACGTGATTGATCCATCTGCGCTATTCCCTAATTGAAGAAAGTTGTAAAGCCTTCAGAGCCTCAGTCCcaccatttttttaaagaaaatgaAAGAGAAGCGAGCCCTGAAAGAGAAGGAGAGGAAGGAAACTACGGGCGAAGGGCTAATCAACACCAACCCAATAGCGCTTTTGAGTGGTTTTTTGTTCTCTTATTTGGATTGAAAGAAAAAACTCCCCTTTctttctcttcttttcttttttttttccttcgCCGAAATTAAGCTCGAGAATAAGGCCAGGCTATGAAGCGTTTTTCCATGTTACATAGCCAAACCCGCCACCTCATGTGCCAAAGTAAAATGGTTTTTTTCCCTTCGATCCCCGCTCCCTCTTTTTCGACATATGCGGGTTTCTCTTGCTTGTATCGGTTTGGGAGACCATCAAGATCTTTCTATCGATGAAagatcttttattttaataataaccgtTATCgttattttaacaaaaaaaaaaaaaaaggttcaaTTTAGTGTGTAATAGAAACTTTGtcgtaataataatacggagtaaaaatttaatataaaacttGACATATTAAACACGTTCATACTCACAATATATAGAAATTAATGAGATATAAACATAAACATTTAAATATTTAACAGCTAGTAAAAAGGTATACTTTTATACATTTTGAAAATATCAACCTTATCATATACGTTATACAAGTTCCATAAGATTAATTCTCATTTTTATCTTGGAAAGAAGATATAAAAGTATAAGTAACTTATTAATCTATAAATTATCATACTCAATACTCTAATGACAGGTGATATACCAAGAATTATGATTTGAAGAGAGAATCAAAAACTTTGTGAGTAACACATGTTACAATCCTAAAATCGTACGGTATAAGTATTCTTTGGTTGAAATGATAGGagttaaaattattttttttaaatataatttcTTATCTTAGTTTATAAAACTatcatgataaaaaaaaatttctatgCTTTTACAATAAGTACGTGTAAGGTGTATTTTTATGAAAATTCGTAAGAATTTAAGCTTATTATTTTCATAAGCTCAAATCAGTCGTAGCATTGTTTGGAAAACATAATTTctagaatttatgaagataaaaaaaTAAGTTGTAGAAACATAAGCTAGTTAAACTAGTTGATAATATAAACTCTTAGGTTATGTAAGAAAATTACATAGTTACCCTTAATATGATTATTTatcatatattttaatatatatatttttaatttacagTTATAAACTTCATCTATTTTATCAGAAACTTAGAAAAAATAATAAACTCTAACTTCTAACAATTTCTACCAAACAGACCCGTAGTATATTTCCCTACCTACATATTATGATGAACTCTTAATAGAGAAGTAACGAAGCagagatttatttatttattttttacgtCAGTTTCATCAAAACTATATCTAACGACTATAGAGAGCGGGTGTAGACGTGTAGTTGAAGATCAATTTTCTATTTCGTTAATCAAATATAATATAATCTAATAATTAACTATATACATCCATTTAACTAAATTATTGCAACCAAACAAGTAAAGGAAAGGTATTATAATGATACGTATGCGCCTACCCAGTACAAAGTGTTGGTGATTtgcgtcaccaatatgatttaagtgtaatgagattaatttgttaaccaaaataatcttgataaatatcgaacaagttcggGAAAGTGTGGagcgcacacttgtttgaacttatcttgattatgacgggggttcggtggcagcgcccccgatagcggggtccaaggggtggcaacccctggcggggttcaaggggtggcaacccctgacgGGGtcaaaggggcagagcccctggctaggtccaaggggcagagcccctgggtttagtaaaaatgtgttaaaattcgattttgacccggtttgacccaaaataaaaaaaaacccgAATTTGAACCTTTTTAGCAGTTATGAAACTGTCATTCGGCAGTTATAGATAGAACTGCCATTCGGCAGTTATGGAACTCCTGTTTTTGGTTATTTAGTCTGGTACATTTAATCAAATTCATATATACAAAACACATATTTTTAGTTCAATAATTCTGAGTTTTATCCGATTAGAGATTTCGATAGTACCATCGAAATACTTTGATCTGAAAGTGATTACACGACTCTCAGAAATCCGAATTCGAAACTCTAATTTACAACACAAAGAGTAGGAAACTTCCTCCACCATATTTGGTTGTTGGAATGTTGGTTAAGCTGTTATATAATCTTATATATGTAAGAAGATgtgagatttgattagattttgaaCTTTAAATGAAATATCAAATATATAATTATAGTTGTTTGATTTAATTACAAATGTTACTTAACTAACTTGTCAGCTATTATCGTGGGGAAGAAGAAAAAGATATTTCAATATGCGACGTATGCGTATACGCACGACAATTATAATCCAACGAAATTTGTATTTAGTAGTAATTCataaatattatttatgataattgaACTATTCCAAGTTATCTCTGATAGTCGTTAAAAACTGGTTAATGACATGATACCGGTAGACTTGGAATTCTAATGGTGCTCTTCAATATTTTATGTATTGCATATTTACCGAATATACCCAATACTAATTTGAACGGATTTGTAAATACAACAGTTGGTAATAAACAACAACGAGTGAAGTAAACCggtggattttcaaattgttttactacattatattattttaaattgcaTAGAAATGGTTCGAATTTTGTGGAGGCTAGTCTGAAAATGGTCATAGAATTGAAGCTCTGCTGAAATGCGTATAGTGGTGCATGAAGTTAGATTTCTTTTCTTCTGGATAATCTGAATAGAAAAAATCTTAAAGTGAACATATTACAACATATAAATTTCGTGTGTTTTATTAAAGTTGAAAAAAATTGTTTGTATGTTTAGTACtaaaaaaaatgaatatatatatatatatatatatatatatatatatatatatatatatatatatatatatatattggtaggattaagagggaagtaactaatcgtggggaagcgggggaagcaaaattttttttttttctttttcgttttttgaaaaaattttgttttacgaacattatagatgagatgaaaatatgaacatttaataatgaCACTTTgtagataaatatttttattttggcggaaaaacgctcgaagaagtaatatataacaattattgtgtttttcgagcgtatgttgaggttttagctattagggtttagatattaaggtttagatattagggtttatagggtttagatattagggtttagaaatttagggtttagatttagggtttagatttaggatttagattgagtttttaacacaacggtttagagtttagggtttagggtttagggtttggtgttttgagtttatgaaataaacccaaaacaccaaaccctaaaccctaaactctaaatcgggttaaattttacttcacaaaacatgaagaaaaaaaacgttaacattcttcacgaacaatattatcttgaatattatttttgtcgatcgtttttccgcctaaataataacattcatcacgaagtgtcttttctaaatgttcatattttcatgtgattttgATGCCGGAAAaagaaattccaaaaaaaaaaacaaatttttttttttgcttccccccgcttcccccgattggttacctccccattgatcctgcccctacgtgtgtgtgtgtgtgtgtgtgtgtatatatatatatatatatatatatatatatatatatatatatatatatatatatagagagagagagagagagagagagagactaaAATGAATATGTAATTAACTTTTATATACCTGTATGGTTCGGTTGGTGTTGAAaccaacatattattattattattattatta
The window above is part of the Rutidosis leptorrhynchoides isolate AG116_Rl617_1_P2 chromosome 1, CSIRO_AGI_Rlap_v1, whole genome shotgun sequence genome. Proteins encoded here:
- the LOC139877329 gene encoding probable glutathione S-transferase; the encoded protein is MADVKLYSISGSPFVCRAKIALNIKGIEYENLEETLGNLSTDVLKYNPVYKKVPVLVHNGKAIAESLVIVEYIDDVWKGVPLLPQDPHEKAVARFWAKFIDDKFIPTAYKVFVSNGDEQVIAEACEQLQLLENELVVNGKKFFGGDNINLVDLSADFIAYWLGTLEEATEIKNFTKEKFPKIIEWADNFVGCEVVKGILPPRTHLVEFFKKRFT